The genomic window ATAGCAACACACGACCACCTTCTAACCACCGGTGGAACAAATGGAATGTGGGAATATCACCAATTTGCCATAGTTGTGGAAATGGGGAAGAAACTACCATCCACACATTAAGGGATTGCTTATACACTACTCGAATCTGGATCATGTTAGTAGCTTCTAATCATATTaccaactttttttcttttaatggtAGGGATTGATGCTTGAAGAATCTCAACAACGAGGAATATGGAGTTTAAAAAGAAGGGTGGAAGACCATTTTCATGGTGGCGTGTTGGAACATGTGGACTTGGCGCAACAGATCCATCTTTGAAGAAGATTTTCGACAACCTGCAGACCCTATTCAGGTGATCCTCAAGATGGCGAAGGATATCGATGGGTGTGAGCATTATCATTTTAATAGAGGTCGACGCCGATTGGAAACCGAATTCATTCGTTGGAAATTTCCCAATGAATGCTGGATCAAGCTTAATTGCGATGGAGCTCATAAGAAATCTGTGGATCTTGTTGGATGTGTTGGCTTACTGCGGGATTCTGATGGTTGGTAGATATATACCGGGATACACAAAAGATTGGTACTTGTGACTCTTTACATGCTGAAATGTGGGGCATGAATGCGGGGATGAAGTTGGCTAGACGAAAAGGGGTTACTCACCTCATTGTGGAAAGTGACCCCAAACTACTAATTGATATGGTTACAGGGAAATGCAATCTTAATGGGGCCACCCCCATTCTGATTCAGCGCATTCAAGAGCTTATCAACGTGGATTGACAAACTCAGTTTCAACACACATGGCGAGAAGACAATACAAGTGCAGATTGGCTAGCTAATCATAGTCTTATGCAAGattcttttgattttataaCTCTGGAGACTCCTCCTATAGATCTTCAGAGTATCCTCTTTATTGATATCTCCGGGATTTCCATACCTAGAACTGTACGTGTAATTTCTTAGTTTCTTTCCTTTTGGGCTTTGCCCCcttcatgtaaaaaaaataaaaaattattttgtccTTCTTATATATGAGTTTAACTTGTCCtcaaatttttctcttttaccATATGAGTTGTACATGTATATATGCaacatttaaaattttcagTCTTATAGTAAATATTTAGTGATGAATTTGACCATAATCtactttatatttattatatttttctcaattaaccataagtaattttaattattattaaataccGCCCCCTACCCCCTAATATATAGAGAGattctaattaatattttaaaaggaaaattaTATATCATCAATCTACACTTGATTATATATCATTCATTTGATAAAAATTATAGTATTGTTTTTATCATAAAAGTCATTtaagttttttcttcttctgtttTATTGTATTTAACAATCAATTTGACCACaaaaatattgataataataattaaatactatataAAACATGTTGACTATATAACAATATTGTTTAAAATACATTATCtaataaaattcattaatattttattaaattttgtaattCACACCcacacatacatacatatatatatatatatatatatatatatatatatatatatatatatatatataattgtaaaaaaaaatttatatatcatcacatttttgttcaatttagctCAGGTGTTACACGCTCTCTAGATTATTAACTAGTCATGTGCACTTCTATTCATTTCTACTTTTTACTCAAATGTGGAACTTGTCCAAAAACCAAATTGAAATTGTATGTGAAATGAGAAGATATTTGTTCATGTTTGGTTATGGGAGATATATAAAAGCTACAAagctaaaattaattttcatatatttgagTGTCATtgaataaaattgttttttttttttctgatatGAATATTCACTTCAACTCATATGTTGAGTGTTTTCTTCTTAATTTGATGCTTAACCTCAGTTTTATTGTTAACACAATTTTATATATGTGTGAGTCTGTTTGGTTTCTCTGAATTTGATCAAATTGAAATTGCATGCGAAATGAGATGATCTTTGTTCATGTTTGGTTACACTATGGGAGATAAAAGCGGTTTTAGAagctaaaattgattttgatatgtttgagtttcaataaaaatctttgtgttttgttttgatatCTAAATTTAACTTCAACTCATATATTGAGTGCTTAATTTCCTCTTAACTTGATGCTTAAccttagttttatttttaacacACTTTTACATGTGTGTGTAAATCTTGTTTGATTTCCCTCAATATGAAGCATGCTTAACTCTTTCTAACATCAAAAGGTTTCTTCTTTTCCGCACTCTAATGTGTTTTTATATCAAAAGGTTTACCGGTTTCCTGAATCTACTGCTTTAAGAGATGAttcattttcttataaaatatttcCGCAATTTAGTTTTGTCTGACATTAAAAGTTTCATATGGTTACAAATACTCAGTTTTGATTTTTGCCTGAAAAATCGGCGAACTGCTTTTTGATTTAGCTTAAATGTAtctcctccgtcccaaaaaacCAAACATCTTAGAAAACATTGTTTCACAATTTCATTCAACTTACAAGGTATTTTCATCATTTCTCTACATGTTTGttgattataatatttttttgtttcaggTGTTACATGCTCTATAGATTATTAACTAATCATGGACAATTCTCACTCATTTctactatttttttactcaaatgTAGCACTCGTccaaaaatcaaattgaaattgTATGCGAAATGAGATGAACTTTGTTCATGTTTGGTTACACTATGAGAGATAAAAGCAGTTCTAGAaagttaaaattgatttttgataTATTTGAGTGTCATTGaatgaaattaattatttttgttttaatatctGAATTTAACTTCATCTCAAACTTTTAGTGTTTTCCTCTCAAGGAGAAGTGCGATCGATACACAAGATGAAGAGAGACATGATTAGTGACTTGCCAAACACAATTTTGCTTCATATAATGTCATTTATGATGATAAAAGATATCGTGCAAACTAGTATCCTATCGAAACGTTGGAAGAATCTCTGGAAATGTCTCATGGATCTTAAACTATCTACCTTTGATTTCAACAATGCAAGGATTTTTGGTGAATGTATATCTGGGATCGTGTCTTCTCGTAGCAAGGGAAATTATCCCTTGCGTAGTCTGGACTTCCATCGCCATAGTCCTTTTCAACACAAGATATTCACTGATCTAATCACACATGCAATTTCTCGCGGTCTTGTGATACTAAAAGTAGTTGTTCCAACAAATCTTGGTTTGCCAAATTGTGTCTTTATTTCACATTCTTTAACCACTCTACATATTTCTAGTTCAAGTTATGACTATCACAGAAGAGCTAGACTTCCTATGTATCTTGATCTTCCTGCTTTAACAAACTTGCATCTTGACAATGTTAAGATTGAAACTGACCATAATGGTCATGCCCAACCTTTTTCAACTTGTACCAAGTTGAAATATCTTTCCATTGACAAGTGttattttattcatataaaATCTGTCCCTTTCGATGTCAAAGGAATCCTTCATATAATGAATGTCACACTCACCGATTTAACCATCAAGGATACTTCTCACACACCTTCCAATTATGTGATTTTTGCACCAAACTTAATTTCTTTTGAAGTGAATGATTCTCCATTTCATGCTTCTTCTTTTCCATGGGTGAAGATTGAACACTCCTCTTGATATTCAGGTAACATAATTTTAAGTGCTTCTAGTCACTCATTGTTAACTAAGATTAGATTTTAATATATACTGAGCCTATCTCATTcttacaaaattcatttgtaAAATGCGAGATGCCaccttttataaactttttgcatgcctcatatatatatatatatatatatggtggaTGGTCGAAATCATAAGGaactaatattatattatatttttaataatattagaCCTAACTCCGTCTCCACCCTTatcaaatcaattaattaatttgtaaaCTAAGAAGAGATGTcaatttttataaactttttgtGCTAGATGATTGCTCGTTGTTGCTTCTGGGGTGTAGTGTGTTGGTGCATGTTTCGAGTGGATATGCTTTTCTATCTCCGTTGGTTGTTGTTTCTTCTTGCTGGCTCCGGTGTTGTGCTTCGACTACCACCTTTGGCGGTGCAGTGTTGCTGTCCTAGTTGTGCTCAAGATGTGATGTGGATAATTTAGGCTTATGATGTGATTTAGATTATGGTTGTTGTTTGGTTGTAAGTTATTTTCCTGGTTTCCATCTAATTTTGTCTAGTTTGTGAGGCTTTACTTGAGTTGTTTGTACTTCTTATGAATATTGTACTTGGTCTTTTTGTATTTCAACAAAAATCAATTCATGTAACTGAATTGGAAGAGGTTGCTTCTATgtattcttttccttttttgatttgtttttttgtttttgttttgcatattcttttttcttaacTTAGGGAGCACCGCCTAAAAAAGGTCATTCACTTGTAGCAGATGCTACATTCTTCTCTTTTTTAGTAGAGAACGACCTTGAAGTCACACACCAAAAGAAgtcatgagttttttttttttttgaagaagctaaattagcccacccaaattggcgtcagagagaatcgaacctcagacttCAAGAGAAGTACACTCCcaggtctcaagccaataccaatgcaccaacccaagtggatAAGTCACGAGATTATTGCCGCGTTCACTTCTCAATCTCAGTTCCACCTTCAATTTCTCTATTACTCCAATTAGGGTTTCATATCCTCTCCTACAATCCCCAAGAGACCAAAGATGAAGAGAGATAAACTCAGCGACTTGCCAAACACAATTTTACTTTATACTATATAATGTCATTTATGACAATAGAGGATGTGGTTAAGACTAGTATCCTATCAAAACGATGGAAGGATCTCTGGGAACATCTCCCTAATCTCTTATTCTAAATACCATcgaatttttagtcaaaaaagtcaacgagggctagcaaatgcaaaaatgggtaaacttgggggccaaaatcgagcaattgaaacttgaagggctaaaatcaagcaattgtgaaacttagagagttaaaatcaagcaattgaaatgtggaaggccaaaatcaagcaattgtgaaacttggagggacaaaactgcatttaagccttttgtGTCAAGGGGAAATTATCCGGTACTAGATACTCACTTTGACTTCAATAACTATGAATTTCAACACAAGACATTCACCGATCTCATAACTTATGAAAGTAGTTGTCCCGCCCAATCTTGTTTTGCGGAGTTGTGTCTTTATTTCCGATTTATTGAACTCTCTTCATATTTCTGGTACAACTGATATGATCTAGAAAGAAGAAATAGACTCCCTAAGAATCTTAATCTTCCAGCTTTAACAAGTTTGCATGCACCTTCAAAGTGTTGGGATTCaaactaattaattataatgATATTGTTGGGAAAAATCGgcatagaaaaaataaatgaacgcaatcaacaacacaagaatataacgtggaaactccaaattggagaaaaaccacggccgttgtcaaaaccgacaaccagagaataaacacactatgtgaaaattgttacaacacatagacttctcTCAATCCCAATGCCCCAATAcactcacactctccaaagtaaatatttgaactacatctcaaatactcttaaacaagagcataagagaaaagcaaaaagacacaaatataaacttaaagtgtttacaagtgttacttCTTGGTGCAATtacaaacaaagaacttaggtccattatatagctttgatttccctcttgcttcacaattctaagcgatgtgagactttcaatagctattttttaacctccttctttATTTAAGAAACTAGGCGATGTGAGACTTGAcaatcaatcccaacaatctccaccttgattgcAAGAGTTCCATCTTCcgcttccattgtctataccgac from Trifolium pratense cultivar HEN17-A07 linkage group LG1, ARS_RC_1.1, whole genome shotgun sequence includes these protein-coding regions:
- the LOC123889252 gene encoding F-box/LRR-repeat protein At3g59200-like, yielding MAKDIDGCEHYHFNRGRRRLETEFIRWKFPNECWIKLNCDGAHKKSVDLVGCVGLLRDSDVFSSQGEVRSIHKMKRDMISDLPNTILLHIMSFMMIKDIVQTSILSKRWKNLWKCLMDLKLSTFDFNNARIFGECISGIVSSRSKGNYPLRSLDFHRHSPFQHKIFTDLITHAISRGLVILKVVVPTNLGLPNCVFISHSLTTLHISSSSYDYHRRARLPMYLDLPALTNLHLDNVKIETDHNGHAQPFSTCTKLKYLSIDKCYFIHIKSVPFDVKGILHIMNVTLTDLTIKDTSHTPSNYVIFAPNLISFEVNDSPFHASSFPWVKIEHSS